In Sphingomonas sp. PAMC26645, one DNA window encodes the following:
- a CDS encoding histidine kinase dimerization/phosphoacceptor domain -containing protein translates to MPGSLPEAIDGGARSHGPDVSACDREPIHRPGSIQPHGLVLVADACTFKIMAGAGDIEKLLAPHWLGANLDDLLGQPVSAQLAAKPNASTVVLTRAVGTKTPFDAIAHRISNTIVVELEPAPLAMPSPIDVLVEMEEAAATFEQAFGLRELCERAARTFRQLTGFDRVMLYRFLDDDAGVVLAEDRDPALGSFLNQHFPASDIPKQARALYVRNRVRIIPDIAYEPALLRPAGATPLDMSDLALRSVSPVHLQYLANMGVAASASVSIVRDGALWGLVACHHPTPKFLPLHVRMACRALAGSLARQIRAKEDAELYRERIRLRTAEDAVVLRLGSDISLAGFFATAGDDMCRMLGADSFAAVRGTELFVAGRSPRHDDIRAVADHVIDLGRALPFSTDRLSEQLPAATGFQDLASGVLAVTMSTDEPTILIWFRAEQIEVMNWAGNPHKDLGVDPHIPLTPRASFESWSEAVRGRSVPWTLFEIEAAGRLKRTMFDARQNRRLFEVNRELTATIADNESLLLQKDYLIKEVHHRVQNSLQLVSAFLGLQARAVGDDVLTAHLAEAQRRPSAVAMVHRRLHSDEHVQAVDLARYIGDLCTEIKSTMDKSWGGQIELELAPILISTDRAVSVGLILTELVINANKYAYAGASGPITIALEQHRNRFRLIVADRGRGKASSGTGSGRGCSCPWSRGCPARSRRPTTIPASASPSARRSTTTSRTPDPLLGRARMHQVTHVVRDLVVGAEPLDQLRLTAAPQAGRRQLLVADIGVDAAHRERLDMRDVRLLRALRGDENVGLEESAACERTLEGQFDHRDQRTLGQHEVVDVGCGRRGFGVVVAVRQVQPQFQYRRVRGERPGKLGHERTKRVRIVARRAEMDVDPVEAVVAIRDRIRDPVDQRARSARQRIGDSGGEHVLFVGEQDVARGIEHVLIRLRGEADLDPAIEFIVRKRRDTVDHRPEMRVLLAVQMVLDVPAQSRNARTQRTVDVAPIGREDLVRHAGAAQHRRVAVDDDAGIALCIVGRGRDFGHGWVPDDGRVERAETECGVQTGALIPAQKPIVTRCSGSSTG, encoded by the coding sequence ATGCCTGGTTCTCTACCCGAGGCGATAGATGGCGGTGCACGATCGCACGGCCCGGACGTTTCCGCCTGCGACCGCGAACCGATCCACCGGCCAGGATCGATCCAGCCGCACGGCCTCGTCCTCGTCGCCGACGCCTGCACCTTCAAGATCATGGCGGGCGCGGGCGACATCGAAAAATTGCTTGCGCCGCATTGGCTCGGCGCGAACCTCGACGATCTTCTCGGCCAGCCCGTCTCAGCGCAACTCGCGGCCAAGCCCAACGCCAGCACGGTTGTGCTCACGCGGGCGGTCGGCACCAAAACGCCGTTCGACGCAATCGCACACCGCATATCGAACACCATCGTCGTCGAACTCGAGCCCGCCCCCCTAGCGATGCCGTCCCCGATCGACGTTCTGGTGGAGATGGAGGAAGCCGCGGCAACGTTCGAACAGGCGTTTGGCTTACGCGAACTGTGCGAGCGCGCGGCGAGAACGTTCCGCCAGTTGACCGGCTTCGACCGGGTGATGCTGTACCGCTTTCTCGACGATGACGCCGGGGTCGTCCTGGCCGAGGACCGCGATCCCGCGCTCGGCAGTTTCCTGAACCAGCATTTCCCGGCGTCCGACATCCCGAAACAGGCGCGCGCGCTGTACGTGCGAAACCGCGTCCGCATCATTCCCGACATCGCCTATGAACCGGCATTGCTACGTCCAGCAGGCGCGACGCCGCTCGACATGAGCGATCTCGCGCTGCGCAGCGTATCGCCGGTCCACCTACAATATCTCGCCAACATGGGCGTCGCGGCGTCGGCGTCGGTGTCGATCGTCCGCGACGGCGCGCTGTGGGGCCTTGTCGCCTGCCACCATCCGACACCGAAGTTCCTACCACTGCATGTCCGCATGGCCTGCCGTGCGCTCGCCGGGAGCCTTGCCCGCCAGATCCGCGCGAAGGAGGATGCGGAGCTCTACCGCGAGCGCATTCGCCTCCGTACCGCGGAGGACGCGGTCGTGCTTCGGCTCGGCAGCGACATATCGCTCGCCGGCTTCTTCGCGACCGCGGGCGACGACATGTGCCGGATGCTGGGCGCCGACAGTTTCGCGGCGGTTCGCGGGACCGAATTGTTCGTCGCCGGCCGCTCGCCGCGCCATGACGACATCCGCGCGGTCGCCGATCATGTCATCGATCTCGGCCGGGCGCTCCCCTTCTCGACGGATCGGCTGTCGGAACAGCTGCCCGCAGCCACCGGTTTCCAGGATCTCGCCAGCGGCGTTCTCGCGGTGACGATGTCGACCGACGAGCCGACGATCCTGATCTGGTTTCGTGCCGAGCAGATCGAGGTGATGAACTGGGCGGGCAACCCGCACAAGGATTTAGGCGTCGATCCTCACATCCCGTTGACACCGCGCGCCTCCTTCGAAAGCTGGAGCGAGGCGGTTCGCGGCCGATCGGTACCGTGGACGTTGTTCGAGATCGAGGCGGCCGGGCGGCTGAAGCGGACGATGTTCGACGCGCGCCAGAACCGTCGCCTGTTCGAGGTGAACCGCGAATTGACCGCGACGATCGCCGACAATGAGAGCCTGTTGCTGCAGAAGGACTATCTCATCAAGGAGGTCCATCACCGCGTCCAGAACAGCCTGCAGCTCGTCTCCGCGTTTCTCGGCCTTCAGGCGCGGGCAGTCGGCGACGACGTGCTGACCGCGCACCTGGCGGAGGCGCAGCGACGGCCGTCAGCGGTCGCGATGGTCCACCGCCGACTGCACTCGGACGAGCACGTCCAGGCGGTCGATCTCGCGCGGTACATCGGCGACCTGTGTACCGAGATCAAATCGACGATGGACAAGTCATGGGGCGGCCAGATCGAACTCGAACTCGCGCCGATCCTGATCTCCACCGACCGCGCGGTCAGCGTCGGACTGATCCTGACCGAGCTGGTGATCAACGCCAACAAATACGCCTATGCCGGCGCATCGGGACCGATCACGATCGCGCTAGAACAGCATCGCAACCGCTTTCGCCTGATCGTCGCCGATCGCGGTCGGGGCAAGGCGAGTTCCGGGACCGGTTCGGGTCGCGGATGCTCATGTCCATGGTCGCGCGGCTGTCCGGCACGATCGAGGAGGCCGACAACGATCCCGGCCTCCGCGTCACCATCGGCGCGCCGATCAACGACGACCTCCCGCACGCCTGATCCGCTACTCGGTCGAGCCCGTATGCATCAGGTGACGCACGTCGTCCGCGACCTGGTTGTTGGCGCCGAGCCGCTCGATCAACTGCGCCTGACGGCTGCCCCGCAGGCCGGCCGTCGTCAGCTGCTTGTCGCGGACATAGGTGTAGACGCCGCTCACCGCGAACGCCTGGACATGCGCGATGTTCGCCTTCTGCGCGCCCTGCGTGGCGACGAAAATGTCGGACTCGAAGAAAGCGCGGCGTGCGAGCGGACTCTCGAAGGCCAGTTCGATCACCGCGATCAGCGCACGCTCGGCCAGCACGAGGTGGTCGACGTTGGGTGCGGGCGGCGCGGGTTCGGCGTTGTCGTAGCGGTCCGGCAAGTGCAGCCGCAGTTTCAATACCGCAGGGTCCGCGGCGAGCGTCCGGGCAAACTCGGTCATGAACGTACCAAACGCGTCCGCATCGTCGCCCGCCGCGCCGAAATGGACGTGGATCCGGTCGAAGCCGTCGTCGCCATTCGGGATCGGATCCGCGATCCGGTCGACCAGCGTGCGCGATCCGCTCGGCAGCGCATAGGCGACAGTGGCGGCGAACATGTTCTGTTCGTCGGCGAACAGGATGTGGCTCGCGGCATTGAACACGTCCTGATCCGCCTTCGAGGCGAAGCCGATCTCGACCCCGCCATCGAGTTCATAGTCCGCAAACGGCGCGATACCGTCGATCACCGGCCAGAGATGCGCGTCCTGCTCGCGGTTCAGATGGTTCTGGACGTACCAGCCCAGTCCCGGAATGCGCGAACACAGCGGACCGTGGACGTCGCGCCAATAGGTCGCGAAGACCTCGTGCGGCACGCGGGGGCGGCGCAGCACCGTCGTGTAGCTGTTGATGACGATGCTGGCATCGCGCTCTGCATAGTCGGTCGTGGTCGAGACTTTGGGCATGGCTGGGTTCCTGATGACGGAAGGGTCGAACGCGCGGAGACAGAATGTGGGGTCCAGACGGGTGCGTTAATTCCCGCACAAAAACCGATCGTTACGCGATGCTCCGGGTCTTCAACCGGTTGA
- a CDS encoding MFS transporter, translating into MSSPVRPIAAAPPGAKSAGHGLAVLLLAISAFVIVTTEFIIVGLLPSLSRDLGISITVAGQLVTLFAFTVMLAGPFLTAVLSHFERKKLFVVILVIFAAANALAAAAPDIWVLGVARFLPALALPVFWGTASETAGELAGPEKAGKAVANVYLGISGAMVLGIPLGTLASTAFGWRGTFWGLSGLSLLMAVLLLVVMPTLARPARVKLAEQARILKDPYFLGNVVLSVIVFTAMFTAYTYLADTLEQIAHIPAGQVGWWLMGFGIVGLAGNWLGGQFVGRGPLLVTAITSLVLAVGMAATTLVAGSHAWLAVALAVWGIANTALYPICQVRVMQSASHAQALAGTLNVSMANAGIGLGAIIGGSVIQHLGLGAVGYVAAAIAILAVLVTPVVNRLKTRSIA; encoded by the coding sequence ATGTCGTCCCCCGTTCGTCCCATTGCTGCTGCGCCGCCTGGTGCCAAGTCCGCAGGGCATGGCCTTGCCGTGCTGCTGCTGGCGATCTCCGCGTTCGTCATCGTCACGACCGAGTTCATCATCGTCGGCCTGCTCCCGAGCCTGTCGCGCGACCTCGGCATCTCGATCACCGTCGCGGGGCAACTCGTGACGCTGTTTGCGTTCACCGTGATGCTCGCCGGCCCGTTCCTGACCGCGGTGCTGTCGCATTTCGAGCGCAAAAAGCTGTTCGTCGTGATCCTCGTGATCTTCGCCGCCGCCAACGCTCTCGCCGCGGCCGCGCCGGATATCTGGGTGCTGGGCGTCGCGCGGTTCCTGCCGGCGCTCGCCCTGCCGGTGTTCTGGGGGACGGCAAGCGAGACCGCGGGCGAACTCGCGGGGCCCGAGAAGGCGGGCAAGGCCGTCGCCAACGTCTATCTCGGGATTTCCGGCGCGATGGTGCTCGGCATTCCGCTCGGGACGCTCGCATCGACGGCATTCGGTTGGCGCGGTACGTTCTGGGGACTGTCGGGACTGTCGCTACTGATGGCAGTGCTGCTGCTCGTCGTGATGCCGACGCTGGCCCGCCCCGCGCGCGTCAAGCTGGCCGAACAGGCGCGCATCCTGAAGGACCCGTATTTCCTCGGCAACGTCGTGCTGTCGGTGATCGTCTTCACCGCGATGTTCACGGCCTATACCTATCTCGCCGACACGCTGGAGCAGATCGCGCACATTCCGGCGGGGCAGGTGGGCTGGTGGCTGATGGGCTTCGGCATCGTCGGTCTCGCTGGCAACTGGCTGGGCGGACAGTTCGTCGGCCGCGGACCGTTGCTGGTGACGGCGATCACGTCGCTGGTGCTGGCGGTCGGCATGGCGGCAACGACGTTGGTCGCGGGCTCGCATGCCTGGCTCGCGGTGGCGCTCGCCGTCTGGGGCATCGCCAACACCGCGCTCTACCCGATCTGCCAGGTCCGCGTGATGCAGTCGGCGAGCCACGCGCAGGCACTGGCCGGGACGCTCAACGTGTCGATGGCCAATGCCGGCATTGGTCTAGGCGCGATCATCGGCGGCTCGGTGATCCAGCATCTCGGGCTCGGCGCGGTCGGCTATGTCGCCGCCGCGATCGCCATCCTCGCGGTGCTCGTCACGCCGGTGGTCAACCGGTTGAAGACCCGGAGCATCGCGTAA
- a CDS encoding glucose 1-dehydrogenase has protein sequence MTILNDQIAIVTGGESGIGAACAKALGEAGARVVITYFKDAAAAQAVCAAIGGTDRAIAVQADVGDETAIEHLFAQAEAAFGTVTLLVNSAGLNMSGVMLVDMELAQFDRVIRSDLYGPFLTCRRMVRALEAKNIKGRIVNISSIHERAPRPGGVDYDSAKGGLSQLTATLALELAPKGIAVNGVAPGMILTPMNQSALDHPQELAAKEAAIPWKRAGRPDEVASLVTFLLSPAADYITGTTVTIDGALSLTVAQDA, from the coding sequence ATGACCATCCTCAACGATCAAATCGCTATCGTCACCGGCGGTGAATCCGGCATTGGTGCTGCTTGTGCCAAGGCGCTCGGCGAGGCCGGCGCGCGCGTCGTCATCACCTATTTCAAGGACGCGGCGGCGGCGCAGGCTGTATGCGCGGCGATCGGCGGCACCGACCGTGCGATCGCCGTCCAGGCCGACGTCGGCGACGAAACCGCGATCGAACATTTGTTCGCGCAGGCGGAAGCAGCGTTCGGCACGGTTACGCTGCTCGTCAACTCCGCGGGCCTCAACATGAGCGGCGTCATGCTGGTAGATATGGAACTGGCCCAGTTCGACCGAGTGATCCGCTCCGACCTCTACGGCCCGTTCCTCACCTGTCGCCGCATGGTACGCGCCCTCGAAGCCAAGAACATCAAAGGCCGCATCGTCAACATCTCGTCGATCCACGAACGTGCGCCGCGACCCGGCGGCGTCGACTATGACTCCGCTAAGGGCGGCCTGTCGCAACTGACGGCGACGCTGGCGCTCGAACTTGCGCCGAAGGGCATCGCGGTCAACGGTGTCGCGCCGGGCATGATCCTGACGCCGATGAACCAGTCCGCGCTCGATCATCCGCAGGAGCTCGCCGCCAAAGAGGCCGCGATCCCGTGGAAGCGCGCCGGACGGCCCGACGAGGTGGCGTCGCTGGTGACGTTCCTGCTCTCCCCCGCCGCGGACTATATCACCGGCACGACGGTGACGATCGACGGCGCGCTGTCGTTGACCGTGGCGCAAGACGCGTGA
- a CDS encoding DUF2141 domain-containing protein, which yields MIALYLAALSMTPNAALKPIGPDAAKCTVGSTHPAMLVIVEGFKARTGTVRVRTFGGAPSTYFDKKKTLLRTEVPTPREGRVAICMPVDRPGVYAVDVRHDINANDKTDRSDGGGASGNPHVTLFDMLFSRKPDPKIVQVRVGSGTTVVPVTLTYLQGGSLQPIR from the coding sequence ATGATTGCCCTGTATCTCGCGGCGTTGTCGATGACGCCCAATGCCGCCTTGAAACCGATCGGTCCCGACGCTGCGAAATGCACAGTGGGTAGCACCCATCCGGCGATGCTGGTGATCGTCGAGGGGTTCAAGGCGCGCACCGGAACCGTTCGTGTCCGCACGTTCGGGGGGGCGCCCTCGACCTATTTTGACAAGAAAAAGACGCTGTTGCGCACCGAAGTTCCGACGCCGCGCGAAGGCCGGGTCGCCATCTGCATGCCGGTCGATCGGCCGGGCGTCTATGCTGTCGACGTGCGCCACGACATCAACGCCAACGACAAGACCGACCGCAGTGACGGCGGCGGGGCGTCGGGCAATCCGCATGTCACGCTGTTCGACATGCTGTTCTCACGCAAGCCCGATCCGAAGATCGTCCAGGTGCGGGTCGGATCGGGCACGACGGTCGTGCCGGTCACCCTCACCTACCTGCAAGGCGGATCGTTGCAACCGATCCGCTGA
- a CDS encoding L,D-transpeptidase has translation MIGTARRGVSAPARWFSRWQALLGWGIVASGAAAPGIAGSPVPAAIVATASPDDAGRFGGVATSDDVRDTVNWVSTSHDNHALPFVVIDKVNAVVLAFDGSGNLRGRAPALLGMARGDATVPGIGQRKLATITPAERTTPAGRFQASLGRDFEQDILWIDYDAALSLHRVIKGRRVDDRAGRLASATPSDNRISYGCVNVPPGFYDGVVKPLFTGTVGIVYILPETKPLRSVFAVPVSEK, from the coding sequence ATGATCGGGACCGCGCGGCGCGGCGTCTCGGCGCCCGCTCGCTGGTTTTCGCGCTGGCAGGCACTGCTCGGCTGGGGCATCGTTGCAAGCGGCGCGGCGGCACCGGGCATCGCGGGGTCCCCCGTGCCGGCTGCTATTGTCGCGACCGCCTCGCCGGACGATGCCGGCCGCTTCGGCGGCGTGGCGACGTCCGACGACGTGCGCGACACGGTGAACTGGGTGTCGACGTCGCACGACAATCACGCGCTGCCGTTCGTCGTGATCGACAAGGTGAATGCAGTCGTGCTCGCGTTCGATGGCAGCGGCAATTTACGCGGGCGGGCGCCGGCGTTGCTCGGGATGGCGCGCGGCGACGCCACCGTGCCAGGTATCGGCCAGCGCAAGCTAGCGACGATCACGCCAGCCGAGCGCACCACGCCGGCAGGGCGCTTCCAGGCCTCGCTCGGGCGCGATTTCGAACAGGATATCCTGTGGATCGACTATGATGCTGCGCTGTCGCTGCACCGCGTGATCAAGGGTCGCCGCGTCGACGATCGCGCCGGACGGCTCGCATCGGCGACACCGAGCGACAACCGGATCTCATATGGCTGCGTAAACGTGCCGCCGGGATTTTACGATGGGGTGGTAAAGCCGTTGTTCACCGGCACGGTTGGGATTGTTTATATCTTGCCCGAGACCAAGCCGTTGCGAAGCGTGTTTGCGGTTCCGGTCAGCGAGAAGTAG
- a CDS encoding LysR family transcriptional regulator — MIPSERLKGIEAFVCTADAGSFTAAGVRLNLTNSAVSKSVARLEARLGSRLFERTTRRLTLTDVGAAFYETCVRVLEDLADAEAVLAAHRSEIVGRLKVDVPIAFGRMQAMPLLLAFAERHPNLRPSITFTDRKIDIVEEGIDVAIRIGASEPWADNLGHRYLGSERVIICAAPAYLARRGTPAAADDLARFDCILYGRGDGSTIKWRFADGAGRIDERAMDGRIVLGSAEAQVGAVKAGFGIAQLATWLIEDELARGDLVEVLPELATAGLPLHLVWPRRRQLSPKVDALLDALTSGLRIA, encoded by the coding sequence ATGATCCCCTCCGAACGCCTCAAGGGCATCGAAGCTTTTGTCTGTACCGCCGACGCCGGCAGCTTCACCGCGGCCGGTGTGCGGCTGAACTTGACCAACTCCGCGGTCAGCAAGAGCGTCGCCAGGCTTGAGGCGCGGCTGGGTAGCCGGCTGTTCGAACGAACCACTCGTCGCCTGACGCTGACCGACGTCGGCGCCGCCTTCTACGAGACCTGCGTCCGCGTGCTCGAAGATCTTGCCGATGCCGAAGCGGTACTGGCAGCGCACCGGTCGGAGATCGTCGGACGGCTGAAGGTCGACGTACCGATCGCGTTCGGGCGGATGCAGGCGATGCCGCTGTTGCTCGCCTTCGCCGAACGCCATCCGAATTTACGCCCGAGCATCACCTTCACCGACCGGAAGATCGACATCGTCGAGGAGGGCATCGACGTCGCGATCCGGATCGGCGCGTCGGAGCCATGGGCGGACAATCTCGGCCATCGCTATCTCGGCAGCGAGCGCGTGATAATCTGCGCCGCCCCTGCCTATCTCGCGCGGCGCGGGACACCGGCAGCGGCGGACGATCTCGCGCGGTTCGACTGCATCCTCTACGGTCGCGGCGACGGCAGCACGATCAAGTGGCGTTTTGCCGACGGCGCTGGCCGCATCGACGAGCGCGCGATGGATGGCCGGATCGTCCTCGGCAGCGCGGAGGCCCAGGTCGGCGCGGTCAAGGCTGGTTTCGGTATCGCGCAACTCGCGACCTGGTTGATCGAGGACGAACTCGCGCGTGGCGACCTGGTCGAGGTCCTTCCCGAACTGGCGACGGCGGGGCTTCCGCTGCATCTGGTCTGGCCCCGGCGACGTCAACTGAGCCCGAAGGTTGATGCGCTGCTCGATGCACTGACCAGCGGACTTCGGATTGCATGA
- a CDS encoding 2OG-Fe(II) oxygenase, which produces MTNIESLGANSYARSTDRRDGQSEALGRANSAEQVRDRILCYPGAVRMPANGMELYIVRDFLTLDECAAVIALIEANRVPSPVVGDAPVSPHRTSETCYLYPGPAPVTAVETKLDLLTGLEPRYGEALQGQRYAVGQEFKPHHDFFDTEQPYWLDQVTMGGQRTWSAMTFLNEPEAGGRTNYPTAGVMIAPKAGNLVIWNNMDEYGAPNSGSLHQGMPVEQGVKYVLTKWYRERPWCQ; this is translated from the coding sequence ATGACTAATATTGAAAGCCTGGGCGCCAATTCGTACGCACGATCCACCGATCGTCGCGATGGTCAAAGCGAAGCGCTTGGCAGGGCGAACTCTGCCGAGCAGGTGCGCGATCGGATCCTGTGCTATCCCGGCGCGGTCCGGATGCCGGCGAACGGCATGGAGCTTTATATCGTTCGCGATTTTCTCACGCTCGACGAATGCGCCGCGGTGATCGCGCTGATCGAGGCCAATCGCGTGCCGTCGCCGGTCGTCGGCGATGCCCCGGTGTCTCCGCACCGCACCAGCGAGACGTGCTACCTCTATCCCGGCCCCGCGCCCGTGACCGCGGTCGAGACCAAGCTCGACCTGCTGACGGGACTCGAGCCGCGCTACGGCGAGGCGTTGCAGGGGCAACGTTACGCGGTCGGGCAGGAGTTCAAGCCGCATCACGACTTCTTCGATACCGAACAGCCCTATTGGCTGGATCAGGTGACGATGGGCGGCCAGCGGACCTGGTCGGCGATGACCTTCCTCAACGAACCCGAGGCTGGAGGGCGCACGAACTACCCGACCGCGGGGGTGATGATCGCGCCGAAAGCAGGCAACCTCGTGATCTGGAACAACATGGACGAGTATGGCGCGCCGAACTCGGGGTCGCTCCACCAGGGAATGCCGGTCGAGCAGGGCGTGAAGTACGTTCTGACGAAATGGTACCGCGAACGACCTTGGTGCCAGTGA
- a CDS encoding glycosidase, whose product MVTYAVEQLDTVAISANSVIDGMDLMSPFVWKEGGLYRIMVRGVPHPLGPHDPTGIIARGESRDGLSFTMDPGLAITPGPGAEDMGGCEDPTVLTTPDHEYLIYYTGVDADRSQGCMILAAGRDLTALVKEDLVLKAPPGEGNIKEATLVQTSAGDWRLFYEYAADGASRIGMAGGPTAKGPWTVLPDPFGIREDSWDNWHLSTGPIWQAEGADPVMFYNGATHDARWRIGWISFSPDLSRVTGRGLEPLLVPPPALSREATDIAFAASTVAEGDRIALYYSLEDRMLRRALIGRYSR is encoded by the coding sequence ATGGTCACCTACGCGGTCGAGCAGCTCGACACCGTCGCGATCTCGGCCAATTCGGTGATCGATGGCATGGATCTGATGAGCCCGTTCGTCTGGAAGGAAGGCGGCCTCTACCGGATCATGGTCCGCGGTGTTCCCCATCCGCTCGGACCGCACGACCCGACCGGGATCATCGCCCGCGGCGAAAGCCGCGACGGGCTGTCGTTCACGATGGATCCGGGCTTAGCGATAACCCCCGGCCCCGGCGCGGAGGACATGGGTGGGTGCGAAGATCCCACCGTCCTGACGACGCCCGACCACGAATATCTGATCTACTACACCGGCGTCGATGCGGACCGCTCGCAGGGCTGCATGATCCTCGCCGCCGGCCGCGACCTGACGGCGCTGGTCAAGGAGGATCTGGTGCTCAAGGCGCCGCCGGGCGAGGGCAACATCAAGGAAGCCACGCTGGTGCAGACGAGTGCTGGCGACTGGCGGCTGTTCTACGAATACGCCGCGGATGGCGCGTCGCGGATCGGCATGGCGGGCGGACCCACTGCAAAGGGACCGTGGACCGTGCTGCCCGATCCGTTCGGGATACGCGAGGACAGTTGGGACAATTGGCATCTGTCGACCGGGCCGATCTGGCAGGCTGAGGGCGCCGACCCGGTAATGTTCTACAACGGCGCGACGCATGATGCACGGTGGCGGATCGGCTGGATCAGCTTCAGTCCCGATCTCTCGCGGGTCACGGGGCGCGGGTTGGAACCGCTGCTTGTGCCGCCACCTGCGCTGAGCCGTGAGGCCACCGATATCGCGTTCGCGGCATCTACCGTCGCCGAAGGCGACCGGATCGCACTCTATTATTCGCTCGAGGACCGCATGCTGCGGCGCGCGTTGATCGGACGCTATAGCCGCTGA